The following coding sequences are from one SAR86 cluster bacterium window:
- a CDS encoding DUF3450 domain-containing protein — translation MLFLKINRSLLTILFLVSFNLLSQVDPVLQENKVRADNAAISQEKIDSSQVKIDQDSSEYKGVTKQIEGLKVYNAQKKKQIKRQIARMEEIEETMKYAAVLQRQIPPLSRRMHEGLSKFVELDLPFRTGERTERLKFIQDALDNPTVSPAEKLRQVLEGFNVEAEYGRKIDTYKDTVIIDDQEREVNILRVGRMVLAYQTTDLDETGIWNKETKSWESLPGRYQRPVRDGISMAKKLKTVGMLELPVPAAEVIQ, via the coding sequence ATGTTATTTTTAAAGATAAATAGATCTCTGCTCACAATTCTTTTCCTAGTTTCCTTTAATCTTCTCTCTCAAGTAGATCCTGTTTTGCAAGAAAATAAAGTTAGAGCTGACAACGCTGCAATTTCCCAAGAAAAAATCGATTCCTCTCAAGTCAAAATAGACCAAGACTCTTCAGAATATAAAGGCGTTACAAAGCAAATTGAGGGGTTGAAGGTTTACAACGCTCAAAAGAAAAAACAAATTAAAAGACAGATTGCTAGGATGGAAGAAATTGAAGAAACAATGAAATATGCAGCTGTCCTTCAAAGGCAAATTCCTCCTTTATCAAGAAGAATGCACGAGGGGCTAAGTAAATTTGTTGAACTAGATCTTCCTTTCAGAACAGGAGAAAGGACAGAAAGGCTAAAATTTATTCAAGATGCCTTAGATAATCCTACGGTTTCTCCTGCTGAAAAACTCAGACAAGTTTTAGAAGGATTTAATGTAGAAGCTGAGTATGGTCGAAAAATAGACACTTATAAAGACACGGTTATTATTGATGACCAAGAAAGAGAAGTTAACATTTTAAGAGTTGGCAGAATGGTGTTGGCTTATCAAACTACTGATCTGGATGAGACAGGAATTTGGAATAAGGAGACCAAAAGTTGGGAAAGTCTACCCGGAAGGTATCAAAGACCTGTTAGAGATGGAATTTCTATGGCAAAGAAACTTAAGACAGTTGGAATGCTTGAGTTGCCAGTACCAGCAGCTGAGGTAATTCAATGA
- the efp gene encoding elongation factor P, which yields MTIVQTNEFRIGMKIIIDNNLCEIIDHQFHKPGKGQAVMRVKYKNLSTSQVLDKTFKTGETVEKADIEISKMQFLYSQEDHLVFMNSETFEQTNVEKNLIEEKVNWMTEGEEYEISIWNEKIVSVEIKNFVEIEISATEPGFKGDTSTNTLKDAVLINGIEIKVPLFIEQGDIVKVDTRNCEYQNRVNK from the coding sequence ATGACTATAGTCCAAACTAATGAATTCAGAATAGGCATGAAGATAATTATTGATAATAACCTATGCGAGATTATTGATCATCAATTCCATAAACCCGGCAAAGGACAGGCGGTAATGCGAGTAAAATATAAAAATCTCTCTACCTCTCAAGTATTGGATAAAACCTTTAAGACTGGAGAGACAGTTGAAAAAGCAGATATTGAAATTTCAAAAATGCAATTTCTGTATTCGCAAGAAGATCATCTGGTATTTATGAACTCTGAGACTTTTGAACAAACTAATGTAGAAAAAAACTTAATTGAAGAAAAAGTAAATTGGATGACCGAAGGCGAAGAATATGAAATATCAATATGGAATGAAAAAATAGTGAGCGTAGAAATTAAAAATTTTGTAGAGATTGAAATATCGGCTACTGAGCCTGGATTCAAAGGAGATACCTCTACAAATACTTTAAAAGACGCGGTTTTAATAAATGGAATAGAAATTAAAGTTCCTCTTTTTATTGAGCAAGGAGATATTGTCAAAGTGGATACCCGTAATTGCGAATATCAAAATAGAGTGAATAAATGA